The following coding sequences lie in one Vicinamibacterales bacterium genomic window:
- a CDS encoding class I SAM-dependent methyltransferase, translated as MRRPSWLGGPAAALAPRDAYEAWAAAYPPSPHNALMAAEQAAMLALLPDVRGRSVLDAGCGTGRYLAAVAALGAGRLTGVDVSVAMLTRVAVPGAARILGDLTALPLATASMDIVVSGLALNDVAALDLAVAEMARVLAPGGTLVYSVIHPRGGPLGWRRTFPSPGGEAAVAGCWHPPGAHDLACAAAGLVVERREEPHVNGVGAVALVHRAARAR; from the coding sequence ATGCGACGGCCTTCCTGGCTCGGCGGGCCGGCGGCGGCCCTGGCGCCGCGCGACGCCTACGAGGCGTGGGCGGCCGCCTATCCGCCGTCGCCGCACAACGCGCTGATGGCGGCCGAGCAGGCGGCGATGCTGGCCCTCCTGCCCGACGTGCGCGGCCGGTCGGTCCTCGACGCGGGCTGCGGCACGGGACGCTACCTGGCGGCGGTCGCGGCCCTGGGCGCGGGCCGGCTCACGGGCGTGGACGTGTCCGTCGCGATGCTGACGCGCGTGGCGGTGCCGGGCGCCGCCCGGATCCTCGGCGACCTCACCGCCCTGCCCCTGGCCACCGCGTCGATGGACATCGTGGTCAGCGGCCTCGCCCTGAACGACGTGGCCGCGCTGGATCTGGCCGTCGCCGAGATGGCGCGGGTGCTCGCGCCTGGTGGGACGCTGGTCTACTCGGTGATCCATCCGCGCGGCGGCCCGCTGGGATGGCGACGGACGTTTCCGTCCCCGGGCGGCGAGGCTGCCGTGGCCGGCTGCTGGCACCCGCCCGGTGCCCACGACCTCGCGTGCGCGGCGGCCGGCCTCGTCGTGGAGCGGCGCGAGGAGCCGCACGTGAATGGCGTCGGCGCGGTGGCGCTGGTCCACCGGGCCGCGCGGGCGCGATGA
- a CDS encoding amidohydrolase family protein has product MWWDRSLTFVNARVLGPDGHLASTLRVTRARVDGLGVAPDRGDAVVDLQGAVVLPGLVNAHDHLELNTLPRLKWRDRHANVREWIADFQPRFATDPRLRALGPDTLDARVWVGGLKNLLAGVTTVCHHNPFHPVLRRRFPIRVVRRFTFSHSLQIDGDALVRAHHATPPDQPWVVHAGEGVDADARSEIPRLQRLGCLDGRTVVVHGVAACRATAQMMIEAGAGLVWCPSSNDWLFGTTADVRPFDDADRLALGSDSRLSGAGDLLDELRAAFATRQVSAVGLTRLVTSGAASLLRLPDAGRLAPGAPADVVVLGGSADDPYDVVVGASRSDVRLTMVDGLPAVADPGLRDVFAATRTPAIEARLDGAPRLVADWIGRRAAALGAAEPGLEVAA; this is encoded by the coding sequence ATGTGGTGGGACCGCAGCCTCACGTTCGTCAATGCGCGCGTCCTGGGTCCGGACGGGCACCTGGCGTCCACGCTGCGCGTGACGCGGGCGCGGGTGGACGGGCTCGGCGTGGCGCCCGACCGCGGCGACGCCGTCGTGGATCTGCAGGGGGCGGTCGTGCTGCCGGGCCTGGTGAACGCGCACGACCACCTCGAGCTGAACACGCTGCCGCGCCTCAAGTGGCGCGACCGGCACGCGAACGTCCGCGAGTGGATCGCCGACTTCCAGCCGCGGTTCGCCACCGACCCGCGCCTGCGCGCGCTCGGCCCCGACACGCTGGACGCGCGCGTGTGGGTCGGCGGACTGAAGAACCTGCTCGCCGGCGTGACCACGGTGTGCCACCACAACCCGTTCCACCCCGTGCTGCGGCGGCGCTTCCCGATCCGCGTCGTGCGGCGCTTCACCTTCAGCCATTCGCTGCAGATCGACGGGGACGCGCTCGTGCGGGCGCACCACGCGACACCGCCCGACCAGCCATGGGTCGTCCACGCCGGCGAGGGCGTGGACGCGGACGCCCGGAGCGAGATCCCGCGCCTGCAGCGCCTCGGCTGCCTGGACGGGCGGACCGTCGTCGTGCACGGCGTCGCCGCGTGCCGGGCCACCGCGCAGATGATGATCGAGGCCGGCGCGGGCCTGGTGTGGTGTCCCAGCTCCAACGACTGGCTGTTCGGCACCACCGCCGACGTCCGGCCGTTCGACGACGCGGACCGGCTCGCGCTGGGCAGCGATTCCCGCCTGAGCGGCGCCGGCGATCTGCTGGACGAGCTCAGGGCCGCGTTCGCCACGCGCCAGGTGAGCGCCGTCGGCCTCACGCGGCTGGTCACGTCCGGCGCCGCCTCGCTGCTCCGCCTGCCCGACGCCGGCCGGCTGGCGCCCGGCGCGCCGGCCGACGTCGTGGTGCTGGGCGGATCGGCCGACGACCCGTACGACGTCGTCGTGGGAGCGTCGCGAAGCGACGTGCGGCTCACGATGGTCGACGGCCTGCCGGCGGTCGCGGATCCCGGCCTGCGCGACGTCTTCGCCGCCACGCGCACGCCCGCCATCGAGGCGCGTCTGGACGGTGCGCCCCGCCTCGTGGCCGACTGGATCGGCCGGCGCGCCGCGGCGCTGGGCGCGGCCGAGCCGGGCTTGGAGGTGGCGGCATGA
- a CDS encoding radical SAM protein, which translates to MTGPAEIVRRVRGRASGRLHSLPILALVVHGACNCRCVMCDIWRANAEARTLSDAALAAHVDAIRRLHVRRVMLTGGEPLLHRNLWALCDRLRAEGIALTLVTTGTLAARDAARIAAAVDTVVVSLDGPPGVHDAIRGVPRGFRRLADGVRALGTEHPRPRLIARSVVQRANHAVLASTVRAAAQAGFDEISFLGADLTSAAFNRPSPWPAARVAEVAVGAADLPALAAAIDRVEAECAEALDAGFVAGGTSGLRRIHAYYAAAAGLGPWPAVRCNAPWISAVLDPDGALRPCFFHPAYAPVAGALDRTLNGPGAVAFRQRLDVASDATCRRCVCSMYLPPGADV; encoded by the coding sequence ATGACGGGTCCGGCCGAAATCGTCCGTCGGGTCCGCGGCCGCGCCAGCGGACGCCTGCACAGCCTGCCGATCCTGGCGCTCGTCGTCCACGGCGCCTGCAACTGCCGCTGCGTCATGTGCGACATCTGGCGCGCGAACGCCGAGGCCCGCACGCTCTCCGACGCCGCCCTGGCCGCGCACGTCGACGCCATCCGCCGCCTGCACGTCCGGCGCGTCATGCTCACGGGCGGCGAGCCGCTGCTGCACCGCAACCTCTGGGCACTCTGCGATCGGCTGCGCGCGGAGGGCATCGCCCTGACGCTCGTCACGACCGGGACGCTCGCGGCCCGCGACGCGGCGCGCATCGCGGCGGCCGTGGACACCGTGGTCGTGTCCCTGGACGGCCCGCCCGGGGTCCACGACGCCATTCGAGGCGTGCCGCGGGGCTTCCGGCGCCTCGCCGACGGGGTGCGCGCGCTGGGGACGGAACATCCACGCCCGCGGCTCATCGCCCGCTCGGTGGTCCAGCGGGCGAACCACGCCGTGCTCGCGTCCACCGTACGCGCCGCCGCGCAGGCGGGCTTCGACGAGATCTCGTTCCTGGGCGCGGATCTCACGTCGGCGGCGTTCAACCGGCCATCGCCCTGGCCGGCCGCGCGCGTCGCCGAGGTGGCCGTCGGCGCGGCGGATCTCCCGGCGCTGGCCGCCGCGATCGACCGCGTGGAGGCCGAGTGCGCGGAGGCGCTCGACGCCGGGTTCGTCGCCGGCGGCACGAGCGGACTGCGACGCATCCACGCCTACTATGCCGCCGCCGCCGGCCTCGGGCCGTGGCCGGCCGTGCGCTGCAACGCCCCCTGGATCTCGGCCGTGCTGGACCCGGACGGCGCGCTGCGCCCGTGCTTCTTCCATCCGGCCTACGCGCCGGTCGCCGGCGCGCTCGACAGGACGCTGAACGGTCCCGGCGCCGTGGCGTTCCGCCAGCGGCTCGACGTCGCCTCCGACGCCACGTGCCGGCGGTGCGTCTGCTCGATGTACCTGCCTCCGGGCGCCGACGTCTGA